Proteins encoded by one window of Mycobacteriales bacterium:
- a CDS encoding GatB/YqeY domain-containing protein, producing the protein MATFKERLRTDLTVAIKARDELRTATLRMALAAVTTEEVAGPEARSLSDDDVVTVLRREAKRRAEAAEAFNAGGRPELADRENAEREVIVGYLPAELPEGELAGLVRASIDEAVAADGPSGPGMLGPVMRIAQAKVAGRASGGRVAAEVRRQLGS; encoded by the coding sequence ATGGCGACGTTCAAGGAACGACTGCGGACAGACCTGACGGTTGCAATCAAGGCGCGAGATGAGCTGCGTACGGCAACCTTGCGGATGGCCCTGGCGGCGGTGACCACCGAAGAGGTGGCCGGCCCGGAAGCCCGAAGTCTCAGCGACGATGACGTGGTGACCGTGCTCCGGCGCGAGGCGAAGCGTCGGGCGGAAGCCGCGGAGGCGTTCAACGCCGGAGGCCGGCCGGAGTTGGCCGACCGTGAGAACGCCGAGCGCGAAGTCATCGTCGGGTACCTGCCCGCGGAGCTGCCCGAGGGCGAGCTGGCCGGGCTTGTGCGCGCCTCGATCGACGAAGCCGTTGCGGCCGACGGCCCATCGGGGCCCGGGATGCTCGGCCCGGTGATGAGGATCGCGCAGGCGAAGGTGGCCGGTCGAGCGTCCGGAGGTCGGGTCGCAGCGGAGGTGCGCCGCCAACTCGGCTCGTGA
- a CDS encoding metallophosphoesterase translates to MRRTLAWATGIAGLAVSGASYAVIEARSPRLRQIEVRILPPGSRPLRILHISDLHITPGQEWKIRWLRDLAGLDPDLVADTGDNLAHRDAVASVARALEPLLERPGVFVGGSNDYFAPRWKNPARYLLPNTGRRVHGRPLPYADLRRVFLDAGWVDLTNRRVQLDIAGHRIDAAGVNDPHIKADRYPKVAGPVAAGADLGLALVHAPEPRILDEFAADGFGLVLAGHTHGGQLRVPGIGALVTNCGLETRRARGLSRWGSSTWLHVSAGLGTSPFAPVRFACPPEATLLTVQPA, encoded by the coding sequence ATGCGCCGCACGCTTGCCTGGGCCACCGGCATCGCCGGTCTTGCGGTCAGCGGTGCGAGCTACGCGGTCATCGAAGCGCGGTCCCCACGCTTGCGCCAGATCGAGGTGCGGATCCTCCCGCCCGGTAGCCGACCGCTGCGGATCTTGCATATCAGCGACCTGCACATCACCCCGGGTCAGGAATGGAAGATCCGGTGGCTTCGCGATCTGGCGGGGCTGGACCCCGATCTCGTCGCAGACACCGGGGACAATCTGGCCCACCGCGACGCGGTGGCCTCGGTCGCCAGAGCACTCGAGCCGCTGCTCGAACGCCCAGGCGTGTTCGTGGGCGGCTCCAACGATTACTTCGCGCCGCGGTGGAAGAACCCGGCGCGCTACCTGCTACCCAACACCGGGCGCCGGGTACACGGCCGCCCGCTGCCCTACGCAGACCTCCGCCGGGTCTTCCTCGACGCCGGCTGGGTCGACCTGACCAACCGCCGGGTGCAGCTCGACATCGCCGGCCATCGCATTGATGCGGCGGGCGTAAACGATCCGCATATCAAGGCGGATCGATATCCCAAGGTGGCGGGCCCGGTCGCCGCGGGTGCGGACCTGGGTCTGGCGCTCGTGCACGCTCCAGAGCCGCGGATCCTCGACGAGTTCGCCGCCGACGGGTTCGGATTGGTGCTGGCCGGTCACACCCACGGCGGCCAGCTCCGCGTTCCGGGCATCGGCGCGTTGGTCACGAATTGCGGTCTGGAGACCCGCCGGGCGCGTGGCTTGTCCAGATGGGGCAGCTCAACCTGGTTGCATGTTTCCGCGGGTCTGGGGACGAGCCCGTTCGCCCCAGTCCGCTTTGCCTGCCCGCCAGAGGCGACCCTGCTCACCGTCCAGCCTGCCTGA